The genomic interval AGCAAAATGAATAATCTCTTCCACCCACTGAGCTCCAATTGTAATGCTTTTTAGTGACCTGACAGTAACCCATGAAGATCTACAATCTCTAGGTAACTATAAAAATTAACcaacaaaataattaatatgtCTCTCATTGCCATGGAATCCTTTGTCGGATTTACAAAGAAATACTTATTCCAAAGGTTATTATTAATCAAGTTTTCTGCAAATATAATTGGTTACCTTTCCTGTAATAAATGAAAACtcgaaaagttttatttttatgctattaaTTTCTTAGGGAGTATGAAAATTTCAAGTTGATGATACTCATTttcccaaaacaataaaaagtcaTGTTGCAGTACTTGGGAATTTCCTTTATTAAATGGGAGATTTAAACCCTACTTTTGTGGATGATATAAAACTAAGTATATATTTTGgatttgtatttataaaatgctATTTCTGTACAGTTACTGGCATATTTCTATGATTTGTAAAAGGAGAAAGAGCAAAAGACAAGAGTTCTTCAAGAACAGCAGGGGAGTGGCCAGCAAAGTATAGTGCAGCATAGGATGAAAAATACAGGCTTTGTGCTCAAACCTCAGTTCTGCCAATTCAGTGCTATGTGACTCTCGAAAGGTCATGTAACCACTCCAGAGCTCATTTTGTCTTCTGTAAAAGGAGATTCTTACTTCACAGGGtcattgtaaatatttaatgagaCAGCGTATTTAACACTGAGCTTCCTGACTGGATTCACCCTTCTCTAGCCCACAGCCTATAGGTCAGAACTCACTTCTGGCTCCCTTGGCTGTACTCTCACTGTCACAGGTCTTCTGGTGGCAGGAGATGACAATGGCTTCCTAGCAATTAAAACTGGCCCCATTAGATTATATTCGGAACTTAATCTCATTTTAATCCCTCAACCTCACCTATGATAATTAATTTAAGGTTTGTGTGTCCCTGTTATCTGGTGAAATTCAGCTTAACCTCTCCTGGTTGATCACTGTTGAGTCAGGAAATAACTTTGCTTTAATCCTAccaggtggggcagggcaggcaCTGAACCGTCTGGGAGGTAGTGACTGTGACGGAATGTGACAGACAGTTCAGAGCCATTGCTTATTAGTTATGTGACTTGGGACATTATCTCCCTGAGTCTCAACTATCAAACCAATCATCTATGAATATAAATATTGGGGAAAATGTCACCCACAAAATATGGTCATGTCAACTCAAGCTTCTAGCTCATGGCCTGGTCTATAGTTAAGTGTTCAATACATGttaagcttttctttttcctactgtcacaatttttttctgtcatgtttcttttcatgtgtttaaatactgtcattattttaattaatttaatgttaCAGATATTAATATTTGACTGAatcttgcatttttaaaacaatgtatgtCCCTCATAGTGACTTAGAAGATGTTAAATGATACATTTAAAGTGTCAGAAAAGCACTTCACATTTCTGACATGATCCATTGTTTCTCAAATTCTATACCTGtgtataaagaaaaatcaaggtAAGTGTTTGCAAGGGATATGGAGCTTTGATTTCATTAACTTAAGAGAGGCAAAGGATATCATTAGTCTGAATATCATCATCAAATCAAGatatagaaagttttaaaaaccaACCAGGTCCTACAGTAATGGAAAAACTAGGCCTAGTTCTCACTTTCAGCAGGGTACTCTTGTAAAAGCACTATGCTGTCATATAATATTTGGCTCACATTTTTcaaaaagcaattatttttttcaagcaAAACATCTCAGTACTGTTAtgttaaaccaaaataaaaatttaggcaGGATATTATATTTCTGAAGTCTTTATATGTTAGAAAAAGCAGGATATATAGTCTAGGTTTCTGGCTTGCTATAAATTGACTAAATCATGATGATAGAAGATGGATAGTTAattggcggggggcggggggcagcaGGGCGTGTAGCCTGCCTGGATCCAAACTGGAAAGAGGCACCTCCAAGAtggtttttaaaagattaagaaACAGGATCCTATGAGTATTGTTGTACACATGAGGCTGATACTTTGCAAACACTTAAGCAAAATCAAAAACTGTGGTGAACTATATAGTTTAAATATTACTATTCTTTCCCAAACAATTGTACACTGCTCCACAGTAAAGCTAAAAAACATGACAAGTTATCCTGTAAatttaaagttaattaaaaacaaaaaaggctttatcacattttcttatatatttcaacATGTGAAAACATCATAAAGACATAAAGCCTCACTTTTTATAGTATGttcttttttcaaaaacacaGACTTTGGAATGAATAGTCAAAATCTATGTACCACCTGTTCACTCAAGTTTCTAATAAAACACttaagagttttcagattgaagaAAACAATTTAGTTTACATTTGTTTTCTACCATTACGATTTTAAAATCATGTCTTTACAGAGAAAGTCCATTTATAGGGTaattaagcacaactaattttatcATACAGAACAATAACTGCTGTACACTACTATGCTGGTGAACATGTAAGTCACACCCACAGTTCTTCCATTACAGAAACCTGTGCACATGTTATAACAACTATCCACTGTGTTCTTTGGACAAATATTCATAGCtacattcatttatatttcaatagCTATTTGAAATTACagcatttcatttgtttttgtggaTAAAGTTTCCAAACTTTTGCATAAATCCTCGAAACTTGTTTTCATTTGGCTGATAGGAGCGGTAAACACCAGCATTGTAATTAAGCATTGGGCTGGATCTGCCATAACTGTTACCCATTGTTGTGGGTTTTATTTCTGGGCGATTTACACTGGTATTTGGAATGCTGCTTGTTGGCTGCATAGAGCTCTCCATCTTACAAAATGGCTCAAATCGACTGTAAACACGCCGGTCAGTTGAATGAGTTCGTAGAAGCTCACTGGGCTTTGGCCTTGGAGAAGAGGTTGCTCTCCTTTCAGGAACAACAGGTGCATTCACCTCCTTTGAATCGCGGTATTGGATCTGTTCAGTGTTAAATCTTGGGGCAGAGGCAtctcctgccctctccaagaactTTCTTTCAACTTGACCTGGGGAAGGTATTATTTTGCTACTTTCATCTGATGGAGGATTCATCCCCTGAATTGAGCCAACTGTTACATCTTCCTTACTCTTATGAATGCTACCTTGAGAATTTGATGAGGAAGAACGCTTTCTTCTAGGAGATGAATCAACTTTTGGTTctgatttctttagtttttgatTCTCCTCACCTTCAGATACTAATGTGTCAGAACTACTGCACATTCTATAAAATGCAGGTGCTTTGTTTTTGgatagattttctttcttttctggggTAAGGCTAAGTAATGACCTTAACTTCTGAGATCCCTTTTTCAAAAAACTTGGGGAACCCTTTACCTCCTTCTTTGATGCATGTTCTTTATTGGGTTCCTCTTTATTCACATCAAGTAAAGCAGCCATGGAAATTGATTTGGTGGTGGTGCCACTTGGAGCATCTTTCTTGATAGAggcttcctccccctcctcctcctccacgtTATGGGTCACATTGTGCATGCTTTTAGAACTTTTTAGCAGATCCTCTTTGGGTTTTTCTGGTTGTCTAACTCGATTCCTGGTAAGTGTACTGTATACATAATGCTTACTATTTCCATGATCTAAATTGGGTTTTGAATGGTCAAAGAATGGGAAGCTGCGTCTTTTAAGAAGATTCTCTTTTTGTTGATTCTTCAGATTTTCTGCCTGCTTATTTACACACAGGGctgtatatatatagttgtttgATTCTGCATGGGTATTTGTAGTTTGGTTTACGACTGGTGACTGGTTTCCAGGAACCTGCAAGGTATGCATTTTTGGTGCTTCTGACTGTATTGGAAGCTTGGGGATTGATTCAGGTAAAGGTTTCTCTGTCAAATACTGTACACTTGGAGGGGTATCTGGGATCTCTTGAGGTGTGTCACTTCCCTGGGAATCAACGATAGTTGAATTGGAAGAGCTGGTTGTACAACTGTTAACTTCTTGCTGCTCAGGTAGAGTTGGTTTAAATACAAAAGAGGAGCGAAGCCGAGAGTGAGTATAAATGGCATTGGCTTTCAAATTCTCAGAGCTATCATAGCCCTCAAATCGGTCACCTAAAGCGGAGCCATTTGAATCAGGCGTGCCTTCTGAATTGTCATTTAAGTAGGATTCAATTCTCCAGTTGCGCAGGAATGATTTAGTGGTGTGCTCCAGGGTTGGCATTCGTTGTTGTAAAGAGCGAATGTGATTATCTGTCCCATTAAAAGACCTCCGCACATTCGAATTCCTTTCTGCAAGATTCGTTGTCTTTCGCTGGGCAAGCCGATTGGCAAAACTCTGGGCGGGTGTATCATGGTGGCCTGTATAGCCTCCCCGCGAGGAGGAGGCCACACTGAGGCTATCTGAAGGCCTCTTCCAATTCCCAGGAGGATTATTGGTTCGATTCAGAGCCCTATTAAGCAGCAGGTATGGTGTTGTTTCTGGCTGTTCCCCAGCATAACTATGTCTTTtccaattttcatttatttgattggGTTGAAACTGTCGGATTGTGTTTGGACCATTAAAGTTTGGAATAAAATGAGGTTTGTATCCATGATTCCTTATGTTGTATTTGTCATGTTCATTTAGGGCATATATCCCTCTGTTTTTGAAGTAACTAGAATCTAGTTTATGAATTTTGTCTTGTCTACCAAAGAGGTTTCTTTGGCTGGAAACAGAAGCTAGTGAAGAAACCGATCGCTGGTAGGTGCCGTTCTCCCAAAGTGCCTTGCCATGTTTCACCCTTGCCAATTCCTCCTGAGCAAATGAACTGGGGACACAGGATCTGGCATAGAGGGTTCTAAATTCTTCATCAAAGGACTCAACAAGTTGCCCTGTGATTATCTGGACCATGCTGAGGTGTGCTTTTTCAAATGACCACAtgtagctgaaaaaaaaaaaaagaaagaaagaaaattataattttgctCGGTTAAAATTATGATGATAATATATAGTTCTACAATGTCATttaatattaacaaaagaatACTTGTGTTTGTTCTGCTTAGATAGCATAGTTTATAgaatttttcagttatttattcCTGTAATGTAGGTATCTTCTATGTTCAAAGAACAAAGCAACTCAACTTCTGGTATTAAATCCACTCAAGAGTTTTTTATACTACTTTCTAGAAGCTCAGAGAAAAGCTTGCTGTGCATTTTTCATCTTTGCCTACCAAGATTTTATGGAGTAAACAatattatatttcacatatacTATCCTGCCAGGGTATAGAAAAGCCAGTATTGGAGGAAAAGCTGGGAGGCCTGGCTTCTGCAGAGATATAGCCACATGAGCTTGGACCTCACTTTCACCAAGTCCAAAATAAGGACATAGATAGTATAATAGCTACCATACCCTATGCTCCTAGGATGTAATAATGCAAGATGGGCCTGTGCTAATGCATGTATTTTGAAAGTCTCAATGCCTTCAGACTGTTATCTCTGTGGCTTACTCAGCAAGTGTAATTTAGGTTGCAGGGAGCTGTGAACAGGATTTATAGGCAGCTGCCTCAAACACTAATGGGCATACTTCCCTGTAGTCAGTGTACACAGAACTAGTAACTATAGTCCTCATAAGCCATGCCACTCAAAAATGTCAATCAGGATCTTTTAATATAGAATGCAATTTATAAGACATTAAGGTTTGTAATGACTTACAGTACTTTATGCAACTTTCAACTCCTTTTCACCTTTAGAGGTGACAGCTCTCGAAATTTtctatcaaattttaaatttgatttttgaaaacatAGATGATATAAAGAACCACTATGCTGGAAAAAAATGCATTGCTAATATGCTATGCATATGCTATGTACATAACACAATGGGGGTTTATACaaaagagaaatgagacagagacatattttacattaaaatatcttACTATCTATAAAGGGAAAcaacaaacacaaatataaagatttttttaaacctgcatagtaataatttaaaatgcacaaaacaaCAATATAACACTTAAGAATCTTGCCATGCTGATATGCTCAAGCTTATCTGTTAATACTGGTGGAATGCATGGTTTAAGAATATTTACCAGCTGCTTTTTATGTGAATATGTGAGCCACCAGGATGACTTAAAAGAAATGGtacaaaagtcaataaataattttcaattcaATTGAAGATATGAATATAACATGTaatcaagtaatgaaataaataacTAGAAAGTATGTGGAAATCCCTTAAGAGAGTGGGAGCTTAGCGAAATTTTGACAGAGACTAGATACTCAGAAGTTCAGACATGAAAGACATGGGAAGACAATTTGTGTGGAAAAAGAGACATATGGAAAAGTAAGGGAAGCAATAATATCTACATTTCAGTCAAACACAGAACTAAATATATTTAGTTGGATTAAAAGAGTTATGTAAGGGATTTTGTGAAACAGTTGTGAAAGCAAGGGAGAGAAGTCTTGAAAGCAAAGCAGAACGTTGGATTGCTTAGGACTTGTTTCTGAAATTGGATAATTTACAGTAAAAAGAGATGTTTcaagaattacttttttttctagtgtCTGTCTGTAATTTGGATCGAAAGATGAGGAACTGTAGTTACTATGAAGAATAAGGTAAGAGTCTAGACTTTAGCAGAAATTGGAATAATGAGTAAAACTTGAGCcagtaggaaaaagaaaggacCCGATCTTCATGCCATAAAAAATATCTATAGGTTATGAAGTGAAAATACCCTCCAGCTGTCGAGTTTAGGAACCTGAGAAGATATTGCTACTAGTAAATGTATGACAATTGGAAAAAGTTTCTAGGTTCAGtaaatcagaatattttaataaaagttcaAGGAACAGGAAGACATTTGATTGAATATGTTTAATTAGTAAATCTGAGAATCTGGAGAAAAGGAGCATTCTGTAGGGTTTGGGGACAGATTCCTGTGTTCCTCTCTCATCCTTGGTAATTTGTATTATCTAAATGTCAATAAGATCTGTTTTATCAGTGCTGACCTCTTCCTTATCTCTGGAAAATTGCAATATAAACTTGCAATTTTAATGAACTTTATAAAACTAAGATGTCATCTATCCTCATCCAATGCTTCTCTTCGCACAACCTGTTTCCTCCCCAATCCTACTTATTTAAGTCAGTGGCTCAATCATCCTTTCAGGCGATCAAGATAGAAAACAGGAGCTACCTCTGCTGCTCTCTTTCCCAGAACGAAGAAGAAAATCAGGTCCTAATCCCTCTGATTCCCAAACCAatcacagatctctcctgtttcCTATGATCTTAGTCTGAGGTGTCATCTGCTAACTTGGCTCCtcttcatttgcttatttttcaattAACAGTAGCAAAAGTGACGTATTCAGATATAAATTGGGTCATGTCATATTCCTAcatagaattttccatttatttaagatGAAATCCAAACTCCTCCTTACCTGGCCTAAGAGAATACCTTTTCTACATTCTTTCCTGTTCTACCTTGAAGAGCTCTCTCCTTGTAGAAGATGTTCCTGCCACATTGGTCTTCTCTCTAGAGATAATAGCTCCGCCAGATGATGTGTCCTAGgatttttgttgttactgtttctTTGAACATACTTTCTTCCCTCTGATAGTCCCTGACTGACTGACTCCTAATCATTCTAGTCAAAGTAGCCATGTTATCATGCTTTGTCCTATTCCCCTGGTCTGATTGCTCCAGTCCTCATTATTACtatctaatattttattgtttgttttctctttgtcttcccTGCTCACTAAAATAAAACTTCTCTCAGCTTATTGACCTTGTTGAGGACTATATTCTCAGGGGGTTAAGAATGGTGCTTGGCATATTAAAGACACTTTTAAATATTGGCTATAAACAAACACATGAGAgtataaatgaattattattttctaagtcACAGAAGATTAAAAGGCAGAGATGTTTACATTTGTGGAAAATTTAAAGGGTTTagttaaatttgtttattaagcatgtttatttctttttctttcctttttaatactAGGAAGACAGCAAAGAGAATAGGAAACAGGTGGGAATATTCAATGTATTCTGAAGCGGAGAAATCCAAAGGAAAAGCGGTAACTGACAATTCAGAGGAAGTTTGTGCAAGTTGAGTACCAATGGGAATAAGCCATTTGGGCCAATACAAAATTTATAGATTCAATGTTGGAAGCAAAGTGTACAACAGATGGTAGGTCATTGCTATGGCTTGAATGTGTCCTTCAGAATTCACGTGCTGGAAACTTAATCCTCAAAGTCATATGCTAATGTATGTGGAGGCAGAACATTTGGGAGGTAATTaagattagatgaggtcatgagggtggatgCCCATGATGCAATTAGTGTTTTatgtgaaaaggaagaaagacccAAGCTATC from Ictidomys tridecemlineatus isolate mIctTri1 chromosome 8, mIctTri1.hap1, whole genome shotgun sequence carries:
- the Fam83b gene encoding protein FAM83B, whose protein sequence is METSSMLSSLNEECKSDNYIEPHYKEWYRVAVDTLIEHGLEAYQEFLSKERVADFLAEEEINYILKNVQKVAQSAAHGTDNSYDDTSSSGTYWPIESDVEAPNLDLGWPYVMPGLLGGTHIDLLFHPPRAHLLTIKETIRKMIKEARKVIALVMDMFTDVDIFKEIVEASTRGISVYILLDESNFNHFLNMTEKQSCQIQRLRNIRVRTVKGQDYLSKTGAKFHGKLEQKFLLVDCQKVMYGSYSYMWSFEKAHLSMVQIITGQLVESFDEEFRTLYARSCVPSSFAQEELARVKHGKALWENGTYQRSVSSLASVSSQRNLFGRQDKIHKLDSSYFKNRGIYALNEHDKYNIRNHGYKPHFIPNFNGPNTIRQFQPNQINENWKRHSYAGEQPETTPYLLLNRALNRTNNPPGNWKRPSDSLSVASSSRGGYTGHHDTPAQSFANRLAQRKTTNLAERNSNVRRSFNGTDNHIRSLQQRMPTLEHTTKSFLRNWRIESYLNDNSEGTPDSNGSALGDRFEGYDSSENLKANAIYTHSRLRSSFVFKPTLPEQQEVNSCTTSSSNSTIVDSQGSDTPQEIPDTPPSVQYLTEKPLPESIPKLPIQSEAPKMHTLQVPGNQSPVVNQTTNTHAESNNYIYTALCVNKQAENLKNQQKENLLKRRSFPFFDHSKPNLDHGNSKHYVYSTLTRNRVRQPEKPKEDLLKSSKSMHNVTHNVEEEEGEEASIKKDAPSGTTTKSISMAALLDVNKEEPNKEHASKKEVKGSPSFLKKGSQKLRSLLSLTPEKKENLSKNKAPAFYRMCSSSDTLVSEGEENQKLKKSEPKVDSSPRRKRSSSSNSQGSIHKSKEDVTVGSIQGMNPPSDESSKIIPSPGQVERKFLERAGDASAPRFNTEQIQYRDSKEVNAPVVPERRATSSPRPKPSELLRTHSTDRRVYSRFEPFCKMESSMQPTSSIPNTSVNRPEIKPTTMGNSYGRSSPMLNYNAGVYRSYQPNENKFRGFMQKFGNFIHKNK